A DNA window from Mesoplasma coleopterae contains the following coding sequences:
- a CDS encoding DUF1904 family protein produces the protein MPILKFNGASEEQVKQYAKKIDELVDLIVAKPEAILMINNNNNVYVAENTNKRVYVEVDWLARPEEARIALVKHLTDFFGGDGITVSVKFTEINKNLYVNNNRMG, from the coding sequence ATGCCAATTTTAAAATTTAATGGAGCAAGTGAAGAACAAGTAAAACAGTATGCAAAAAAGATTGATGAACTTGTAGATTTAATTGTTGCTAAACCAGAAGCTATTTTAATGATTAATAATAATAACAATGTTTATGTGGCCGAAAATACAAATAAGAGAGTTTATGTTGAAGTTGATTGATTAGCAAGACCAGAAGAAGCTAGAATAGCATTAGTTAAACATCTGACTGATTTTTTTGGTGGAGATGGAATAACAGTTTCTGTTAAGTTTACAGAAATTAATAAAAATTTATATGTAAACAATAATAGAATGGGTTAA
- a CDS encoding glucose PTS transporter subunit IIA: protein MEIKIYAPVNCEVKSMQKCSDPTFAGKMLGDGIVIEPKNNVFASPFENATCTMIFETKHAYGFEVQGCEFLIHCGIDTVNLNGKPFKTNLQQNMPVKLGDQIFSVNLKLVRENNLSTETPIIFTSADKKLKIKNFKEGTYKKGELICVFEVTSDKKEKAQIDNESEDVIKFESKYTKTAKEFIELVGGRQNFSEVYNCMTRLRFKIKNKDLVDSTQIEKNSIVKGINWNGSELQVIIGGECYKVKDEILKLDNIQIETPSEGTEEVAPSTFSQKIFAAIAGIMAPNIPILMSAGIIAAIYSILNTIGVTVDLGSGDKTIEADMLSLILYVLSKTGILLIGIFFCYNTTKYFGGDPLYGMLIGLILASRFFMGTGAESNAITEPSNYEFGKFIMDAQFGSRGWYLFSISNYPIVIKSYEGSVLPYLAAGIMAVYIDIWVKKWMPSAIDIVFRAAIVVVLTVVPVLFIIGPALSLVEFGMTYVVKGLGYIPLGIGVGLFAMIWQPLVLTGVHVGVYMTLLIPLMTSQEPSIFLPAATIAVFGQVGACLGVAMLTKNPMERRVALGSIPGGVFGITEPIIYSTNLPKLKPFLVGCVAAFVGGTISGIIGIAQLNPGAAQGFLYILGVDGLTNQLLLALIFVITAAIALGLMFLTYSQKVNELKYSQKLNKKIDSILKNTKLSEKDKKEINEKLLAITEMFKENKETYSKYEKYIQNISKFEASLISLEEKEEKHKTKLFNKVNKFKKAKKQDADLIKKAIAEFNSYSLEQEKQKITNERENYVKENAELVLTYEKAKKQNELTIQKYIDYIQKQETVSELANYSKLYSNALNSVEIGYGLQDKVVYKMPKEFKTKLKNKEV, encoded by the coding sequence ATGGAAATAAAAATATATGCTCCCGTAAATTGTGAAGTTAAATCTATGCAAAAATGCAGTGATCCAACTTTTGCAGGAAAAATGTTAGGTGACGGAATCGTTATTGAACCCAAGAATAATGTTTTCGCATCTCCATTTGAAAATGCAACATGTACAATGATTTTCGAGACAAAACATGCATATGGTTTTGAAGTTCAAGGTTGTGAGTTTTTAATTCACTGTGGAATAGACACTGTTAATTTAAATGGAAAACCGTTCAAAACTAATTTACAACAAAATATGCCTGTAAAATTAGGCGATCAAATTTTTTCAGTTAATTTAAAATTAGTTAGAGAAAATAACCTTTCAACAGAGACACCTATAATTTTTACAAGTGCAGATAAAAAATTAAAAATTAAAAATTTTAAAGAAGGAACTTATAAAAAAGGCGAATTGATTTGTGTTTTTGAGGTAACATCTGACAAAAAGGAAAAAGCTCAAATCGATAATGAAAGTGAAGACGTTATTAAGTTTGAAAGTAAATATACAAAAACAGCCAAAGAGTTCATTGAACTAGTTGGTGGTAGACAAAACTTTTCTGAAGTTTATAACTGTATGACAAGACTTAGATTCAAAATTAAAAATAAGGATCTTGTTGATTCAACTCAAATAGAAAAAAATTCTATTGTAAAAGGAATCAACTGAAATGGCTCAGAATTACAAGTTATTATCGGTGGTGAATGTTACAAAGTTAAAGATGAAATTTTAAAACTTGACAATATTCAAATTGAAACACCATCAGAAGGTACTGAAGAAGTTGCACCTTCAACTTTCTCACAAAAAATATTTGCTGCTATTGCGGGTATTATGGCACCAAATATTCCTATATTGATGAGCGCAGGTATAATCGCCGCAATTTATTCAATACTGAATACTATTGGTGTAACAGTAGATCTAGGTAGTGGAGATAAAACAATTGAAGCAGATATGCTGTCATTAATATTATATGTATTATCTAAAACAGGGATTTTACTAATTGGTATATTCTTTTGTTATAATACAACAAAATATTTTGGTGGAGACCCATTATATGGTATGTTAATAGGTCTGATATTAGCATCTAGATTTTTTATGGGAACAGGTGCTGAATCAAATGCTATAACTGAACCATCAAATTATGAGTTTGGTAAATTTATAATGGATGCGCAATTTGGGTCTAGAGGATGATACTTATTCTCAATTTCAAATTATCCAATTGTTATTAAATCTTATGAAGGTAGTGTACTACCTTATCTAGCAGCGGGTATCATGGCTGTTTATATTGATATTTGAGTAAAAAAATGAATGCCATCAGCAATTGATATTGTGTTTAGAGCAGCCATAGTTGTTGTTCTAACAGTTGTTCCAGTTTTATTTATAATTGGACCTGCCTTATCATTAGTTGAATTTGGTATGACATATGTTGTTAAAGGACTGGGATACATTCCACTTGGAATAGGTGTAGGTTTATTTGCAATGATATGACAGCCACTTGTTTTAACAGGGGTGCACGTAGGAGTTTACATGACATTGTTAATTCCATTAATGACCTCGCAAGAACCAAGTATATTCTTACCGGCTGCAACTATCGCCGTATTTGGTCAAGTAGGAGCTTGTTTAGGAGTCGCTATGCTTACTAAAAATCCGATGGAAAGAAGAGTAGCATTAGGATCTATACCAGGAGGAGTATTTGGTATTACAGAACCAATTATTTATTCAACTAACTTGCCTAAACTAAAACCTTTTTTAGTGGGTTGTGTTGCTGCTTTTGTGGGTGGAACAATTTCAGGTATTATTGGTATTGCTCAACTTAATCCCGGTGCAGCACAAGGATTCTTGTATATTCTTGGTGTTGATGGATTAACAAACCAATTATTGCTTGCACTAATCTTTGTTATAACAGCTGCAATCGCTTTAGGACTTATGTTCTTGACATATTCGCAAAAAGTAAATGAATTAAAATATTCACAAAAACTAAATAAAAAAATTGATTCAATTTTAAAAAATACAAAATTATCAGAAAAAGATAAAAAAGAAATAAATGAAAAACTTTTAGCAATTACAGAAATGTTTAAAGAAAACAAAGAAACATATTCAAAATATGAAAAATATATTCAAAATATTTCAAAATTTGAAGCTTCATTAATATCACTAGAAGAAAAAGAAGAAAAACATAAAACTAAATTATTTAATAAAGTCAATAAATTTAAAAAAGCTAAAAAACAAGATGCAGATCTAATTAAAAAAGCAATTGCTGAATTTAATTCTTATAGTTTAGAACAAGAAAAACAAAAAATAACTAACGAAAGAGAAAATTACGTTAAAGAAAATGCTGAATTAGTCTTAACTTATGAAAAAGCTAAAAAACAAAATGAATTAACTATTCAAAAATATATTGATTATATTCAAAAACAAGAAACAGTTTCTGAATTGGCTAATTATTCAAAACTTTATTCAAATGCCTTAAACAGTGTTGAAATTGGATATGGTTTACAAGATAAAGTTGTTTATAAAATGCCAAAAGAATTTAAAACAAAATTAAAAAATAAAGAGGTGTAA
- a CDS encoding carbohydrate ABC transporter permease encodes MRKNKKDEGFVLIDDRVVNPKGKKSKPKNMEKGKFDLINQLIWVIPGLFFVCIFSYFSIFIVFKYGLSANGANGLFVLSFKNIVNLFTEPTHEFPIALRNTLIYVLVSVPISLLIALWTAKALSNVLSKRAFAFFQSAFFLPYVTSALAVAMAFSILFSTSDTSLLTQLLAKLGLSRVDWKEPKNAMIMLIIYGVWKMLPFKIIMFTAAFLRVDKRLYQAASIDGVPRWQQFWKISVPQIMPVIIYMITTGIIGSFKFMPFGLFANYEEAVKSEAQTAVFFIFSRINSGSGSLPSYSTGGAASIVLMIIILIMTLCNRQLSKYLNKKYR; translated from the coding sequence ATGCGTAAAAATAAGAAAGATGAAGGTTTTGTCTTAATTGATGATAGGGTTGTAAACCCTAAGGGTAAAAAGTCTAAACCTAAAAACATGGAGAAGGGAAAATTCGATTTAATAAATCAATTAATTTGAGTTATACCGGGGTTATTCTTTGTATGTATATTCTCATATTTCTCAATCTTTATTGTTTTCAAATATGGTTTAAGTGCAAATGGGGCAAATGGATTATTTGTCTTAAGTTTTAAAAACATTGTTAATTTATTCACTGAACCAACACATGAATTCCCTATTGCGTTGAGAAACACTTTAATTTATGTTTTAGTTTCAGTTCCAATTTCGCTATTAATTGCATTATGAACTGCTAAAGCTTTAAGTAATGTTTTAAGTAAGAGAGCGTTTGCTTTCTTCCAATCAGCATTCTTCTTACCATATGTAACATCAGCACTTGCTGTTGCTATGGCATTCTCAATTTTATTTTCAACAAGTGATACTTCTCTTTTAACTCAATTACTTGCTAAATTAGGTTTATCAAGAGTAGATTGAAAAGAACCAAAAAATGCAATGATCATGTTAATAATCTATGGAGTATGAAAAATGCTACCATTTAAAATTATTATGTTTACTGCTGCATTCTTAAGAGTTGATAAGCGTTTATACCAAGCTGCTTCAATTGATGGAGTTCCAAGATGACAACAATTTTGAAAAATCTCTGTACCACAAATTATGCCAGTTATTATTTATATGATCACAACTGGTATTATTGGTTCATTTAAATTCATGCCGTTCGGATTATTTGCAAATTATGAAGAAGCTGTTAAATCAGAAGCACAAACTGCTGTGTTCTTTATATTCTCAAGAATAAATTCTGGATCAGGAAGCTTACCATCATACAGTACTGGTGGAGCTGCTTCTATTGTATTAATGATTATTATTTTAATTATGACATTATGTAATAGACAATTAAGTAAATACTTAAATAAAAAATATAGATAG
- a CDS encoding carbohydrate ABC transporter permease, with amino-acid sequence MEKRNNEWSKKVRTEEWLQKNSLRRTSIKEKTLIQAEPVVKSTVVAIDEISEVKNHEVDTIKLTKKEKYESDLKLQEEEITKREAKIIIEANFFKRAWLKICLSWFMFWNKKQFKFKHAFYIRSVNRRKDKTIKMAGDVWYRRIGTNVSNYTVLIIMLVVMIFPFYWMLITSFKPYSEVDTGVMESLWPKHWTLQAYKDMFSYVNSSGGRESIPFSRFFFNSLFVALVSTLVQLSVSVIGGFAIYNWRTKFNSLFMIIMFSIMMVPGEALLLGRYWIAVQMQWRDTLFALIVPFIGNVFTIYLMSNAFYGLNRDLKRAAKVDGLSSFQYFMKIALPAVSATILTSFIISFIESWNSVLWPITVIDNQSGQWRTIPMLLYSLMNVSGMTSEEFPIADPINVKMAASILAILPMIIVFVVFNKWIINGLTKRSVGGTKG; translated from the coding sequence ATGGAAAAAAGAAATAATGAATGAAGTAAAAAAGTTAGAACTGAAGAATGATTGCAAAAGAATTCACTCAGAAGAACTTCAATTAAAGAAAAAACTTTAATTCAGGCTGAACCTGTTGTTAAAAGTACTGTTGTAGCTATAGATGAAATTTCAGAGGTTAAAAACCATGAAGTTGATACAATTAAATTAACTAAAAAAGAAAAATATGAAAGTGATTTAAAATTACAAGAAGAAGAAATAACAAAAAGGGAAGCTAAAATTATTATTGAAGCAAATTTCTTTAAAAGAGCTTGATTAAAAATTTGTCTTTCATGATTTATGTTCTGAAATAAAAAACAATTTAAATTTAAACACGCGTTTTATATTAGATCTGTAAACAGAAGAAAAGATAAAACAATTAAAATGGCAGGTGATGTTTGATATAGAAGAATTGGAACAAATGTTTCAAACTATACTGTATTAATAATCATGTTAGTTGTTATGATATTCCCATTCTATTGAATGTTAATAACATCATTTAAACCATATTCAGAAGTTGATACTGGTGTAATGGAATCTCTTTGACCAAAACACTGAACATTACAAGCATATAAAGACATGTTCTCATATGTAAACAGTTCAGGTGGTAGAGAATCAATTCCATTTTCAAGATTCTTCTTTAACTCACTGTTTGTTGCTCTGGTTTCAACACTAGTTCAATTATCAGTTTCAGTTATTGGTGGATTTGCTATTTATAACTGAAGAACAAAATTTAACTCATTATTCATGATTATAATGTTCTCAATTATGATGGTTCCAGGGGAAGCATTATTATTAGGTAGATACTGAATTGCAGTTCAAATGCAATGAAGAGATACTTTATTTGCATTAATTGTTCCGTTCATTGGAAACGTATTTACCATTTATTTAATGAGCAACGCTTTCTATGGATTAAATAGAGATTTAAAAAGAGCGGCTAAAGTCGATGGATTATCAAGTTTCCAATACTTTATGAAAATCGCTTTACCTGCAGTTAGTGCAACAATATTAACATCATTTATCATTTCATTTATTGAATCATGAAACTCAGTTTTATGACCAATCACAGTTATTGATAACCAATCTGGTCAATGAAGAACAATTCCTATGTTACTTTACTCATTAATGAATGTTAGTGGTATGACATCAGAAGAATTCCCAATCGCTGACCCAATCAACGTAAAAATGGCAGCATCAATTTTAGCAATTTTACCAATGATTATTGTGTTTGTTGTTTTCAATAAATGAATTATTAATGGATTGACAAAAAGAAGTGTTGGAGGCACTAAAGGTTAA
- the dusB gene encoding tRNA dihydrouridine synthase DusB translates to MKIGNVEIKGKLVQGPMAGVSNPPFRLISKEKGANLVCAEMVSVEGMTHNNKKTFSMLAVEKQEHPMSMQIFGNDVESFIVATKWIDENVDCDIIDLNIGCPAPKVAVRSASGSSLLKTPELIYDIVKAVVENTSKPVTAKIRLGWDKESVNAVEVSKLIEKAGASAITVHGRTRSEFYSGHADWEKIKEVKEAVNIPVIGNGDVIDGPSAKAMLDLTGCDAVMISRGCQGNPWIFREIAHYLETGEELAKPSFEEWKETVLKHAKMLIDYKQDEGSAIREFRKHLTWYFAVLPKTEILNQLKEEANKINTFSDLEDIIEKYKEV, encoded by the coding sequence ATGAAAATAGGAAATGTTGAAATAAAAGGAAAATTAGTTCAGGGACCAATGGCAGGTGTTTCAAACCCGCCATTCCGATTAATATCAAAAGAAAAAGGTGCAAATTTAGTATGTGCTGAAATGGTTTCGGTTGAAGGAATGACTCACAACAATAAAAAAACTTTTAGTATGTTAGCTGTTGAAAAACAAGAACACCCAATGAGTATGCAAATTTTTGGAAATGATGTTGAATCTTTCATCGTTGCAACTAAGTGAATTGATGAAAATGTTGATTGTGACATTATTGATTTAAATATTGGTTGTCCAGCACCAAAAGTGGCTGTTAGATCTGCTAGTGGTTCAAGTTTATTAAAAACTCCTGAATTAATTTATGATATTGTTAAAGCGGTTGTTGAAAATACATCAAAACCAGTTACAGCAAAAATTAGATTGGGTTGAGACAAAGAAAGTGTAAATGCTGTTGAAGTGTCAAAGTTAATTGAAAAAGCTGGTGCTAGTGCAATAACAGTTCATGGAAGAACTAGAAGTGAGTTTTATTCAGGTCACGCAGATTGAGAAAAAATTAAAGAGGTTAAAGAAGCTGTTAATATTCCAGTTATTGGTAATGGAGATGTTATTGATGGTCCGAGTGCAAAAGCAATGCTAGACTTAACTGGTTGTGATGCAGTTATGATTTCAAGAGGTTGTCAAGGTAATCCTTGAATATTCAGAGAAATAGCTCATTATTTAGAAACTGGTGAAGAATTAGCTAAGCCAAGTTTTGAAGAATGAAAAGAAACAGTATTGAAGCATGCTAAAATGTTAATAGATTATAAGCAAGACGAAGGTAGTGCAATTAGAGAATTCAGAAAACATTTAACTTGATATTTTGCAGTATTGCCAAAAACAGAAATTTTAAATCAGTTAAAAGAAGAAGCAAATAAGATTAACACATTTAGCGATTTAGAAGATATCATAGAAAAGTATAAAGAGGTATAA
- a CDS encoding glucosamine-6-phosphate deaminase: MKILKTKDYERMTEKTIEVFIDILEKNKHKERINVSVTGGNSPKLFYAKIVSILNELTYLDKIHFYNFDEVPFRNDLSTGITSKDLEELLFSKAKIKQENIHRLNVLNYKEHMDKLYKDGGLDLVLLGIGIDGHFCGNMSGVTKFGDKTRLINNSDLEGNISVPKLDMNLFHDQFVTMGPRDIMAARNIIMIANGKGKAEVIDQIVNGPVIEKVPSTILTLHPFFTLILDEEANSIAKA, from the coding sequence ATGAAAATATTAAAAACAAAAGATTATGAACGAATGACTGAAAAAACAATTGAAGTTTTCATCGATATACTTGAAAAAAACAAGCATAAAGAGCGAATAAATGTTTCAGTTACTGGGGGTAATAGTCCAAAGCTATTCTACGCAAAAATAGTAAGTATTTTAAATGAGCTTACATATTTAGATAAAATACATTTCTATAACTTTGACGAAGTACCTTTCAGAAATGATCTTTCAACAGGTATTACAAGTAAAGATTTGGAAGAACTGCTTTTCAGTAAAGCAAAAATCAAACAAGAAAATATTCATAGATTAAATGTTCTAAATTATAAAGAACATATGGATAAATTATATAAAGATGGTGGTCTAGACTTAGTTCTTTTAGGAATTGGGATAGATGGTCATTTCTGTGGAAATATGTCTGGTGTTACAAAATTTGGTGACAAAACAAGACTTATAAATAATTCTGATTTAGAAGGCAATATTAGTGTTCCAAAATTGGATATGAACTTATTTCATGATCAGTTTGTAACAATGGGCCCTAGAGATATTATGGCTGCTAGAAATATAATCATGATTGCAAACGGAAAAGGAAAAGCTGAGGTTATTGATCAAATTGTTAATGGTCCAGTTATTGAAAAAGTTCCTTCAACAATTTTAACACTGCATCCATTCTTTACTCTTATTCTAGACGAAGAAGCAAACAGCATTGCAAAAGCATAA
- the lysS gene encoding lysine--tRNA ligase has protein sequence MSERKFSEQELVRRAKLEKLIENNNNPYEVSKYVRTHSLKQLLDLYNGYEKDELTTLEQPEISIAGRIKLYREAGNKAAFLNIKDQDSDIQVYVRQDEIGEEAFANFRELDLGDIVGFKGIMMKTNHGELSLRAKEYTLLSKALRPLPDKHAGIQDIEEKYRRRYVDLITNPESKRVFQARTKIIRTMQQILDERGYMEVETPILHSVKGGAAAKPFITHYNALDVDVYLRIATELHLKRLIVGGFDGVYEIGRIFRNEGMSTRHNPEFTSLELYVAYEDMFFLMDLTEEVFRKCNAVVNESSVIEYGGHKLDLSKPFKRLHMVDGIKQVTGVDFWKEMTVEEALELAKKHNVHVEKHNYTVGHIINLFYEEFVEATIIEPTFVYGHPKEISPLSKSNAEDSRFTDRFELFIVGREYANAFSELNDPIDQYERFNEQIKEAAAGNDEATEMDIDFIEALEHAMPPTAGIGFGIDRLVMLLTNSESIKDVLLFPQLKPRD, from the coding sequence ATGTCAGAAAGAAAATTTAGTGAACAAGAATTAGTTCGTAGAGCCAAACTTGAAAAATTAATTGAAAATAATAATAACCCTTATGAAGTAAGTAAATATGTAAGAACACATTCATTAAAACAATTACTTGATTTATACAATGGTTATGAAAAAGATGAGTTAACAACTTTAGAACAACCAGAAATTAGTATTGCAGGAAGAATTAAACTTTATCGTGAGGCTGGTAACAAAGCAGCATTCTTAAATATTAAAGATCAAGATTCAGATATTCAAGTTTATGTAAGGCAAGACGAAATTGGTGAAGAGGCTTTTGCTAATTTTAGAGAACTAGATCTTGGAGATATTGTCGGGTTTAAAGGAATCATGATGAAAACAAACCATGGTGAACTTTCATTAAGAGCAAAAGAATATACTTTATTATCAAAAGCTTTAAGACCTTTACCAGATAAACACGCTGGTATTCAAGACATTGAAGAAAAATACAGAAGAAGATATGTTGATTTAATTACAAACCCAGAATCAAAAAGAGTATTCCAAGCAAGAACCAAAATTATTAGAACTATGCAACAAATTCTTGATGAACGTGGATACATGGAAGTTGAAACTCCTATTTTACATAGCGTAAAAGGTGGGGCAGCTGCTAAACCATTTATTACACATTACAACGCGCTTGATGTTGATGTATATTTAAGAATAGCAACTGAACTTCATTTAAAAAGATTAATTGTAGGTGGATTTGATGGTGTTTATGAAATAGGAAGAATATTCAGAAATGAAGGAATGAGCACAAGACACAATCCAGAATTTACATCTTTAGAATTATATGTTGCCTATGAAGATATGTTCTTCTTAATGGACTTAACTGAAGAAGTGTTCAGAAAATGTAATGCTGTTGTTAACGAATCATCAGTTATAGAATATGGCGGGCATAAATTGGATTTATCAAAACCATTTAAACGCTTACATATGGTTGATGGAATTAAACAAGTGACAGGAGTAGATTTCTGAAAAGAAATGACTGTTGAAGAAGCTTTAGAATTAGCTAAAAAACATAATGTACACGTTGAAAAACACAATTATACAGTTGGGCATATTATTAATTTATTCTATGAAGAATTTGTTGAGGCTACAATTATTGAACCAACTTTTGTTTATGGACATCCAAAAGAAATATCACCTTTATCTAAATCAAACGCTGAAGATTCAAGATTTACTGATCGTTTTGAGTTGTTTATTGTCGGAAGAGAATATGCAAATGCATTTAGTGAATTAAATGATCCAATTGATCAATATGAAAGATTTAATGAACAAATTAAAGAAGCTGCAGCAGGAAATGATGAAGCAACTGAAATGGACATTGACTTTATTGAAGCATTAGAACATGCAATGCCACCAACTGCAGGTATTGGATTTGGAATTGATAGACTTGTAATGTTATTAACAAATTCTGAATCAATTAAAGATGTATTATTATTCCCGCAGTTAAAACCAAGAGATTAA
- a CDS encoding ComEC/Rec2 family competence protein, producing MKKKINLVFLSFILTLVGFLSIITVSCGTKIKEITGNVSYYVLSIGSGNFTFLEKDGHAVVMDCGVGIGGNNSGDSFEIDSPETFALNNGRWVSASEKDGKAITNFMKNTAGVKVIDAIFISHKHSDHYSALKYLVQEFEVGTVVAPTDSAGLERAISSYQPKGQMPIVDTSFSKTYEFLGGTIENLTAYSSKKVVKSLYTTDDPNANSMVLRFKANGKTFLLPGDMENTSKVMSDKKFLKAVSSQPVDFYLLAHHGSTNGATELTPLIGNKDHAPEHVIVSATDNTDGFENWSGERQAVTNSKTPIGNVLKTYGVRKDRKPYVYVTGSVLAETLQNELPDIVDKENIKSTFEYKFSDNKWDFFAHKENISNEFKIAE from the coding sequence ATGAAGAAAAAAATAAATTTAGTATTCTTGAGTTTTATATTAACTTTAGTAGGATTTTTATCAATTATTACAGTTTCTTGTGGAACAAAGATTAAAGAAATTACAGGAAATGTATCATATTATGTTCTATCAATTGGAAGTGGAAATTTTACCTTCTTAGAAAAAGATGGACATGCTGTTGTTATGGATTGTGGAGTTGGAATTGGTGGTAATAATTCAGGTGATTCATTTGAAATAGATTCACCTGAAACTTTCGCCCTTAACAACGGAAGATGAGTATCAGCTAGTGAAAAAGACGGAAAAGCAATTACAAATTTTATGAAAAATACAGCAGGTGTTAAAGTTATTGATGCTATATTTATTTCTCATAAACATTCTGATCACTATAGTGCTTTAAAATATCTTGTTCAAGAATTTGAAGTAGGAACAGTTGTGGCTCCTACAGACAGTGCTGGGTTAGAAAGAGCAATTAGTAGTTACCAACCAAAAGGCCAAATGCCAATAGTTGATACAAGTTTTTCAAAAACATATGAATTTTTAGGCGGGACAATTGAAAATTTAACAGCCTATTCTTCAAAAAAAGTTGTTAAGAGCTTATATACAACAGATGATCCAAATGCCAATAGTATGGTTTTAAGATTTAAAGCAAACGGTAAAACATTTTTATTACCTGGAGACATGGAAAATACATCAAAAGTTATGAGTGATAAAAAATTCTTAAAGGCTGTTTCTTCTCAACCAGTTGATTTTTACTTGTTAGCACATCACGGTTCAACAAATGGTGCTACTGAACTAACACCTTTAATTGGAAATAAAGATCATGCACCAGAACACGTTATTGTGTCTGCTACAGATAATACAGATGGTTTTGAAAATTGATCTGGTGAAAGACAAGCTGTAACTAACTCTAAAACACCAATCGGAAATGTTCTAAAAACATATGGTGTTAGAAAAGACAGAAAACCCTATGTTTATGTAACAGGTTCAGTTTTAGCAGAAACACTACAAAACGAACTTCCTGATATAGTTGATAAAGAAAATATAAAATCAACTTTTGAATATAAATTTTCTGATAACAAATGAGATTTCTTTGCGCATAAAGAAAATATTTCAAATGAATTCAAAATAGCAGAATAA